A stretch of DNA from Micromonospora peucetia:
GTGCAGCGACGGGCGACCCTGGCCGACGCGGGGCTGCGGGTGCTGGCGGCGACCGGGGCGCGCGGCCTGACCCACCGGGCGGTCGACGCCGAGGCGGGGGTGCCGACGGGCACCGCCTCCAACTACTTCCGCTCCCGGGACGCGCTGCTCGGCGCGCTCGGCGAGCGGATCATGGAGCGGTTCGCCCCGGATGATCAGGTCGTGGCCGAGTTGGCCGCCCGTGAACCGTCGCTGGAGCTGTTCACCGACTACCTGCGATACATCGTCGAGCGGACCACCCGGCAGCCGGATCTCACCCGGGCCCTGATCGAGCTGCGGCTGGAGGCGGCCCGCCGCCCCGACCTGGCTCGGATCCTCGGCGACACCCTGCGCCGGGGCTACCGCGACGACGTCGCTTTCCACCTCGCCTCCGGACTGCCGGGAGGCGCGTTCGAGGTCGCCCTGCTGCACTACGCCATTGACGGGCTGCTGCTCGACCTGCTCGGCACCTCCATCGAGGCGGGGTTCGACCCCGACGACGTGGTCGTGGCGTTCGTGTCCCGGCTGGCCGGCGCCGCCGGCCGGTGACCCGCGAGACGTCGAGGTGCATTCCGGACACCGGGGGCAGGGGCACGGGAGGCGGGATGATGCCGCTCATCGCGGCCGAAGTCGCCGCCCTCGGCCTACCCGAGCCGGGACGCCCCCGGGGTGAGCCGGGTCAGGAGTGTTCCCCCGCGCAGCGGGAACCCGCCCCGGACGCAGCACCTGGGGAGGAGCTACGGATGACGCATGGTGGCGGACTGACCATCGGTGTGCTCGGCTCGTACGGCGGTCGCAACCTCGGCGACGAGGCGATCCTGACCGGTCTCCTGGCCGATCTGCGGGAGCAGGAGCCGAACGGCCGGATCATCGTCTTCTCCCGGAATCCGGAGCACACCCGGATCGCCCACCCCGACGTGGAGGCGGTGCCCTGGGAGGGGGTCAGCCGGACCGACTCGGCGCTGGTCCTGGCCCAGCTCGACGTGCTGATCCTCGGCGGCGGCGGCATCCTCTACGACCGGGAGGCCCGCCGCTACCTGCGGGTGGTCCGGGTCGCCCAGGAGCGGGGCCTGCCGCTGCTGACGTACGCGGTGGGGGTCGGGCCGCTCAGCGAGAGCGTGGACACGGGCATGGTGCGGGAGACCCTGGCCGGCGCGACCCAGGTGACCGTGCGGGACCAGGAGTCCCGGATGGTGCTGGAGGAGGCGGGGCTGATCAACCCGATCACCGTGACCGCCGACCCCGCGTTCCTGCTCGAACCCGAGGACTTCCCGGCGGAACTGCTCCGTGAGGAGGGCGTGCCGGCCGGCACCCGGCTGGTCGGGATGAGCGTGCGGGAGCCGGGCCGGGCCGCCGAGCGGCTCGACGTCGACGGCTACCACCGCCTGCTCGCCCAGATCGGCGACTTCCTGGTGCACCGGATCGACGCGTACGTGCTCTTCGTCCCGATGGAGCGCGACGACATCCGGCACTCGCACGGCGTGCTGTCGCACATGGTCGCCGCCGAGCGGGGCCGGATCCTGCACGGCACCTACTCGCCCCAGCAGGTGCTCGGGCTGATGCGCCACTTCGACCTGGCCGTGGGCATGCGGCTGCACTTCCTGATCTTCGCCGCGATGGTCGGCACGCCGTTCCTGCCGCTGCCGTACGCCGGCAAGGTCTTCGACCTGGCCCAGCGGCTCGGGGTGCCGGCGCTGCGCGGCGTGGAACGGGAGGTCGAGGGCCCGTTGCTGGCCGAGGTCGACCGGCTCTGGGACGAGCGGGACCAGCGGGCCGAGGCCACCGCCCGGCGGGTGGCCCAGGTGTGCGACGAGGCCCGGGGGACCTCGCAGGTCACCCGGGCGGTGCTGGAGAGCCTGCGTGCGCGCACCCTGACCCGGGTGGGCTGAGCCGTCTCAGACCGCCGGCCCGCGCCAGTGGTAGCGCCACCCGTTGTCGCCGGCAGCCACGGACTCCAGCTCGTAGATCTCCGCCTCGGCCAGCCCTTTCGCACCGAGGTGGTGGTGGGTCAGCGGCGGTCGGCCGTTCGGGTCCAGCTCCACCGTGACGGTCTCGCCGTCGGCCACGCCACCGACCAGAGGGATTTCTGCCGTTGATGCCATGCGCCCCATCCTGCCCCGCCCCGCCCGGCCCCGCAGCGGATAGCGGGGCAGCGGATCGGGGCACCCGGGCCCTAGAGTCGGTGGATGGCGGAGATGGCGATCGATCCCACCCTCGGCCCGGTGTTGGCGCGCACCGGTGACGAACGGGCCGTGCTCGAATCCTTCCTCGACTTCCACCGGGGCGTGCTGCTGCGCAAGCTGCGCGGGCTCTCCGACGCCGACGCGGCCCGCCGGCTGGTGCCCTCGGCCACCACCGTCGCCGGCCTCGTCAAACACCTGATCCTGGTGGAACAGAACTGGTTCCCGCGCCTGCTCGCCCCCGACTCGGGCGACGTCCACCTCACCTCCGAGCAAGACGCGTTGGACAGCTTCACGCTCACCGACGGCGACACCGTCGAACGCCTCGCCGCCGCGTACGAGCAGGCCTGCGCCCGGTCCCGGGAGGTCGCCGGGCGGTTCGACCTCGACCACGTCGTGCCGCAGCCGCAGCTCGGTGAGGTCTCGCTGCGCTGGATCCTGGTGCACATGATCGAGGAGACCGCCCGGCACGCCGGGCACGCCGACATCCTCCGCGAGCTGACCGACGGCGCCACCGGCGCGGTCTGAGCGCCGCCCGACGGCATCAGCGACGCGGCAGCAGGCCGGGCGGATACTCCATGCCGTCGTGGGTGCAGGCCGCCGCGGCGACCCGGGCCGCGAACGCTGCCGCACCGGTCAGCGACGCGCCGCGCAGCCGGCCGGCGATCACGCCCGCCGCGAAGGCGTCCCCCGCGCCGTTGGTGTCGACGACCGGCGCGGGCGGCTCGGTGGCGGGCACCAGCGTCGGGTCGCCCGTGCCGGTGTGCAGCTCGGCGCCGTCCGCCCCCCGGGTCACCAGCACCGTGCGGGGCGCCAGCGCGGCGGCGAGGGCGCCGGCCCCCGCGCCCAGCCGGACTCCGCTGACGAAGACCAGGTCGGCCACCTCGGCGAAGGGCCGGTGGTAGGCGTTCGCGCCGTCCCAGTCGTGCAGGTCGGTGGAGACGACGGCCCCGTCGGCGAGCCCGGCGCGCAGGGCGGGCAGCAGCGGGAGCGTCCAATCCATGATCGACAGGTGTACGTGCGCCGCCTCCCGGGCCAGCGCCGTCACCTCGGCCGCCGGGAACGGGGCCGGGCCGTGCCAGGGGCGCGGGTCGTACAGCGACATCCGGCGGCCCGTCGGGTCGACCATGTTCACCGACCGCCGGGTGCCGGCCGAGGCGTCTCCCAGCACGGCGTGCACGCCGGTGCGGGCCAGGGCGGCCCGGACCACGTCGCCGGCCGGGTCGGCACCGATGACGTCGATCACCGCCACCCGCAGCCCGAGCGCGTGCCCGGCGAGGGCCACCCCGGCACCGGTGTTGCCGATCCGCAGCTCGATCGGGTCGACGGCGACGGAATCGGCGGCCGGCAACGGGATCGCGGGCACCCGCACCCGCACGTCGACACCGAGCCCGCCGACCACGAGAAGGTCGTACACGCGCCCGAGGCTAGCGCCTCGTCTGTGAACGTGGGTCGGGTGACTGGCCGCAAGCGGCGCCGCGACCGCCCCCGGAGACGGCGCGACCCGAGCCGCGCGGGAGATCTTGGTGAGAAACGGCCCTTCCGGGGGCCGTTTCCTGCCAAGATCTCCCGTCATCCTGAGGAGTGGAACGGGTTCCCGGAACATGGACGCTGGCGATTCGCCAGCTCGACCCAGGCACTGAAAGTCGGGCGGGGCCAGAGGGGTGACCCGCGCGCCGGGCGGGGCTTCCGTTGGGCGGGGCCGGGCGGCCGGTACCCGGCGACCGCTGGTCGGCGGGCATGCGCCGCTCGCGGCTGCGATCGGCGTGCTGCCGGACACTGCGCGGCTTTGCCGGCGCCGGCCCGATATCCTCGCCGGGGTCGCCGGGAGGAGGGGTCACGTGCTGGTCGTCCACGGGGTCTGGCGCGCGGGCGTCGGGCTCGCCGTCTGGGCCGAGGACAGCACGCTGCCGGCGCACGCGCCGCGCCGCCCGGGCCGGGCGCCCCGGGAACGGCCGCACCCGTTCGCCGCCGACCACACCGCGCTCGCCGCCGCGCTGGCCGGCACGGCTGAGCCCGCCGACCTCGGCACGGCGCTGCTCACCCTCCCCACCCGGGCCGGTACGCCGCTGGACTCCCCGGAGCTCGTCCGCGCCGACGCCGACGGGGCGGTCCGGGGCCCGGTCACCCTCGCCGGGTGGCGGGTTCCCGTCCTCTGGTACGCCCCCGACGCCGCCCTGCCCCTGCTGCGCGGCCTCGACGAGGTGGTCGCCGTGTCGGGCGCGACCCTGCGCCACCTCGCCGGGCTGGCCGACTTCGCGGTCGACCTGGCCGCCCGGGGCCGGGTCCTGCCCGGCCTCGCCGAGCCGCCCCTGCCGCCGGCCAGACCGGCCCGGGCCGGAGCCGCGGTATCAGCCAGGGCTGCCGGCAGGTCGCCGGCGGGGGCCACCGCCCGGGCGGTGTGGCAGCCGCTGCTGACCGGCACGGACGCCGCCTGGGCCCGGGCGTTGGCGCTGGCCCTGCCCCCGGCTGCCCGCGCCGCCGCCGGGCCGGACGAACCGGGCTACCCCGACGCCACCGACGCCTCGGGCACCACGTCCGGCGCCGGTCGCCGCCGCCCCGTGCGGCCCGGCCCGCCCGCCGGGCGCCACCGGTCCGGGCCGGACGCCGACGACGCGCCGGGCACGCTGGTCGCCGACGCGCTCGACGCGCTCACCGATGCCGCCGTCCGGGCGGCCCTGGCGGAGACCGCGCTGGCCCGGGGCGTACGCCCGAACGGCGCGGTTCCCGCCTGGCTGGCCGCGCTCACCGGACCGGTGCGGGAGTTCGCCGCCGACCCGGTCGCGCTGGACATCCTCCACGCCGAGCTGGACGCCTGGCAGCGCGACGCGGCCGGTGGCGCGGTGCGGGCGAGTTTCCGCCTGGTCGAGCCGCCGGCCGACGAGGACACCGAGCCGGTCGTCGTGGTGCCCGCCGATCCGGTGGCGACAGACCCGGCGACGACGGGACCGGCCGGGCGGTGGCGGATCGAGTTCGGTCTCCAGGCGGCCGACGAGCCGAGCCTGCACGTGGACGCCGGGCAGGTCTGGCGGGCACCGGAGACCGTCGCCGGGCTGACCGGTCGCGGCGACGACCCGCAGGAGACACTGCTCGCCGAGCTGGGCCGCGCCAGCCGGCTCTGGCCCGAGTTGGACACCGCCCTGCGTACGGCCACGCCGGAGGCACTGGAGCTGGACATCGAGGGGGCACACCAGTTCCTCCGCGAAGGCGCGCCGGTGTTGCACGCCGCCGGGTTCGCCGTGCTGCTGCCGTCCTGGTGGCGGCGCCCGTCGTCCCGGCTCGGCGCCCGGTTGCAGGCCCGCAGCCGGACCGCCCCGGGCACCGTCGCCACCACCGCCGGCGGCATCGGGCTGGACGCCCTCGTCGACTACCACTGGGAGGTGTCCCTCGGCGACCAGCCGCTCACGGCCGAGGAACTGGCGTCGCTGGCCGCGCTGAAGACCCCGCTGGTGCGGCTGCGCGGGCAGTGGGTGGAACTCGACCCGAAGCGGCTCGCCGCCGGCCTGCGGCTGCTCCGCTCATCCGGCGAGCTGACCGTCGCCGACCTGCTCCGGCTCGGCCTGGCCGACGCCGAGCAGCCGGACGCGCTGCCGGTGCTGGAGGTCAGCGCCGACGGCGCGCTGGGCGAGCTGCTCGCCGGGGCGGTGGAGCGGCGGCTCGCCCCGCTGGACCCACCGCCGGCGTTCCACGGGACGCTGCGGCCGTACCAGCGCCGGGGGCTGGCCTGGTTGGCGTTCCTACAGTCCCTCGGGCTCGGCGGGGTGCTCGCCGACGACATGGGGCTGGGCAAGACGGTGCAGTTGCTCGCCCTGCTCGCCGGGGACCCGGCCGATGCCGGCCCGACCCTGCTGGTCTGCCCGATGTCGCTGGTCGGCAACTGGCAGCGGGAGGCGGCACGGTTCACGCCGGGTTTGCGCGTACACGTGCACCACGGCGCGGAGCGGGCGCGGGGCGCGGCGTTCGACACGGCCGTGCGGGACGCGGACCTGGTCCTCACCACCTACTCGGTCGCGGCCCGCGACGCGGTCGACCTGGCCGGCATCGACTGGCGGCGGGTGGTGATCGACGAGGCCCAGGCGATCAAGAACGCCGCCACCCGGCAGGCCGAGGCGGTCCGGGCCCTGCCCGCCCGGCACCGCATCGCCGTCACCGGCACGCCCGTGGAGAACCGGCTGGCGGATCTCTGGTCGATCATGCAGTTCGCCAACCCGGGCCTGCTGGGCCCGGCGGCGACCTTCCGGAAGAAGTACGCCGAGCCGATCGAGCGGCACGGCGACGCCGAGGCGGCCGAGCGGTTGCGCCGGATCACCGGCCCGTTCGTGCTGCGCCGGCTCAAGACCGACTCCTCGATCATCTCCGACCTGCCGGAGAAGCTGGAGATGGAGGTGGTCTGCAACCTCACCGCCGAGCAGGCGTCGCTCTACCGGGCGATCGTCGACGACATGCTGGCGCGGATCGAGTCCAGCGACGGCATCGAGCGGCGGGGGCTGGTGCTCGCCGCCATGACCCGGCTCAAACAGGTTTGCAACCATCCCGCGCAACTGCTGCGCGACGGCTCGGCGCTGGACGGCCGCTCCGGCAAGCTGGCCCGCCTGGAGGAGATCCTGGACGAGGTCCTCGCGGCGGGGGAGCGGGCCCTGCTGTTCACCCAGTACGCCGAGTTCGGCGGGATGCTGCGCGGCCACCTGTCGGCCCGCTTCGGCCGGGAGGTGCTCTTCCTGCACGGCGGAGTCGGCAAGGCCGACCGGGACGCCATGGTCACCCGGTTCCAGGCCCCGCAGGGCCCGGCGATCTTCGTCCTGTCACTCAAGGCCGGCGGCACCGGGCTCACCCTCACCGAGGCCAACCACGTGGTGCACGTCGACCGGTGGTGGAATCCGGCCGTCGAGGACCAGGCCACCGACCGGGCGTTCCGGATCGGCCAGCGGCGCCGGGTGCAGGTCCGCAAGTTCGTCTGTGCCGGCACGGTGGAGGAGAAGGTGGCGGCGCTGATCGCCGACAAGCGCAGCCTCGCCGCCT
This window harbors:
- a CDS encoding polysaccharide pyruvyl transferase family protein — its product is MTHGGGLTIGVLGSYGGRNLGDEAILTGLLADLREQEPNGRIIVFSRNPEHTRIAHPDVEAVPWEGVSRTDSALVLAQLDVLILGGGGILYDREARRYLRVVRVAQERGLPLLTYAVGVGPLSESVDTGMVRETLAGATQVTVRDQESRMVLEEAGLINPITVTADPAFLLEPEDFPAELLREEGVPAGTRLVGMSVREPGRAAERLDVDGYHRLLAQIGDFLVHRIDAYVLFVPMERDDIRHSHGVLSHMVAAERGRILHGTYSPQQVLGLMRHFDLAVGMRLHFLIFAAMVGTPFLPLPYAGKVFDLAQRLGVPALRGVEREVEGPLLAEVDRLWDERDQRAEATARRVAQVCDEARGTSQVTRAVLESLRARTLTRVG
- a CDS encoding DinB family protein, which translates into the protein MAEMAIDPTLGPVLARTGDERAVLESFLDFHRGVLLRKLRGLSDADAARRLVPSATTVAGLVKHLILVEQNWFPRLLAPDSGDVHLTSEQDALDSFTLTDGDTVERLAAAYEQACARSREVAGRFDLDHVVPQPQLGEVSLRWILVHMIEETARHAGHADILRELTDGATGAV
- a CDS encoding carbohydrate kinase family protein, yielding MYDLLVVGGLGVDVRVRVPAIPLPAADSVAVDPIELRIGNTGAGVALAGHALGLRVAVIDVIGADPAGDVVRAALARTGVHAVLGDASAGTRRSVNMVDPTGRRMSLYDPRPWHGPAPFPAAEVTALAREAAHVHLSIMDWTLPLLPALRAGLADGAVVSTDLHDWDGANAYHRPFAEVADLVFVSGVRLGAGAGALAAALAPRTVLVTRGADGAELHTGTGDPTLVPATEPPAPVVDTNGAGDAFAAGVIAGRLRGASLTGAAAFAARVAAAACTHDGMEYPPGLLPRR
- a CDS encoding TetR/AcrR family transcriptional regulator, which gives rise to MARNVQRRATLADAGLRVLAATGARGLTHRAVDAEAGVPTGTASNYFRSRDALLGALGERIMERFAPDDQVVAELAAREPSLELFTDYLRYIVERTTRQPDLTRALIELRLEAARRPDLARILGDTLRRGYRDDVAFHLASGLPGGAFEVALLHYAIDGLLLDLLGTSIEAGFDPDDVVVAFVSRLAGAAGR
- a CDS encoding DEAD/DEAH box helicase, with protein sequence MLVVHGVWRAGVGLAVWAEDSTLPAHAPRRPGRAPRERPHPFAADHTALAAALAGTAEPADLGTALLTLPTRAGTPLDSPELVRADADGAVRGPVTLAGWRVPVLWYAPDAALPLLRGLDEVVAVSGATLRHLAGLADFAVDLAARGRVLPGLAEPPLPPARPARAGAAVSARAAGRSPAGATARAVWQPLLTGTDAAWARALALALPPAARAAAGPDEPGYPDATDASGTTSGAGRRRPVRPGPPAGRHRSGPDADDAPGTLVADALDALTDAAVRAALAETALARGVRPNGAVPAWLAALTGPVREFAADPVALDILHAELDAWQRDAAGGAVRASFRLVEPPADEDTEPVVVVPADPVATDPATTGPAGRWRIEFGLQAADEPSLHVDAGQVWRAPETVAGLTGRGDDPQETLLAELGRASRLWPELDTALRTATPEALELDIEGAHQFLREGAPVLHAAGFAVLLPSWWRRPSSRLGARLQARSRTAPGTVATTAGGIGLDALVDYHWEVSLGDQPLTAEELASLAALKTPLVRLRGQWVELDPKRLAAGLRLLRSSGELTVADLLRLGLADAEQPDALPVLEVSADGALGELLAGAVERRLAPLDPPPAFHGTLRPYQRRGLAWLAFLQSLGLGGVLADDMGLGKTVQLLALLAGDPADAGPTLLVCPMSLVGNWQREAARFTPGLRVHVHHGAERARGAAFDTAVRDADLVLTTYSVAARDAVDLAGIDWRRVVIDEAQAIKNAATRQAEAVRALPARHRIAVTGTPVENRLADLWSIMQFANPGLLGPAATFRKKYAEPIERHGDAEAAERLRRITGPFVLRRLKTDSSIISDLPEKLEMEVVCNLTAEQASLYRAIVDDMLARIESSDGIERRGLVLAAMTRLKQVCNHPAQLLRDGSALDGRSGKLARLEEILDEVLAAGERALLFTQYAEFGGMLRGHLSARFGREVLFLHGGVGKADRDAMVTRFQAPQGPAIFVLSLKAGGTGLTLTEANHVVHVDRWWNPAVEDQATDRAFRIGQRRRVQVRKFVCAGTVEEKVAALIADKRSLAASVVGTGEQWVTELSTTQLRELFTLEAGAVVE